CGGCGCGGCAAATCGCCTCCCGAAGGCGGGCGGCGCGAGCCGGCGCGCACGCGACGACGGCGGCGGCTCCGCCGCGAAGCGTACCGAGGCGGCGGGCAGCCGCGTCCGGCGAGTCTCCGGAAAAATCGACGACGAGGGCGTCGGCGTCGTCGGCCTCGGCGGAGGTCAGATCCGCCTCGATCAGCGCCGCCGCCTGGCGGGCTCGGCGCCGCAAGGCCTCCCCCGCGCGGACCGCGACCCGGATCCTCTTCGCGCCCTCTTCCCGGAGCGTTGCGAGCGCCGCCTCTTTCTGCACGCCGTCCTTCCCGCCGAATGTGGTGCGCGTCCGCCCCCGCATGCCGCAATATGGGTTCCCCGGCGGGAACGGGACAACGCGTCGCGATTCCGGCCGGAATGCCACGGCGTCCGCCGCGATCGGATGCCGTTCGTCAAGGTGCGCAAAAGGCCGCGCCGTGCCGCCCGGCCCGGTCCTCGAGCGGAAGGCCGCCGGGCGGCGGGACGTCTCCGAACAGGCGGCGCCACGACCGCGCCAGGCGCGCGAGCGCGCGGCGGCGGCGGCGGCGCGGGACCGGACCGGCGTACAGGCGCGGCCGATCGAGGTCGACGACCACGACCTCCCATCCCGAGGCGCTCCGGCGCGCCACCAGGTTTCCGAGATTCAGGTCGCGGTGATACATCCCGCCGCGATGCATCGCTCCCACCGCGTCGAGCGCGGCCCGCCAGATCGCCTCGGCCTCCCGGGGATCGCGCGTGCGGCCCATGAGGCGGGCGAGGTCGATTCCACCTTCGATCCACGGCGCGATCAGGAAGACGCGCCAGCCCGGCCGCGCGCGCTCGAACACGGCGCCGAGCCACGGGACGACGGGACACCCGCAAGCGGCCGCTCGCCGCGCCCGGTCGAGGTCCCGGAGGAAGCGGCGGCGCCACAGATGCCGGTCGCGGGTGATCCGCGCCGGCAGTCCCCCCCGCAACGCCTGCTTGACGAACACCCGCCCGCCGCCCGGCAAGTCCACCATGGCCCGGGGGCCGCGGCCGGTGCCCGGCCCTTCCGGCCGCGGGCGGAGCAAGGTCTCGGGCGCGTCGAGTCCCGCCGCCAGCAACTGGTCGGCCCAGCGCTCGTCGAACCGGGCGCAGCCCCGCGGAAGCGCGAGGTCCACCCAGCCGTTCGGGCTGGACCCGGGCGTCACTCGCTCCGATCCCGCCGGCCGCGCCGCGGGGCGGCGAAGAAGGCGACCGCGATGCTCAGCAGATAGAGGGCGATCATCGGCAGCGCGAAGATCGTCATCGTCATCACGTCCGGGGTCGGCGTCAGCACGGCGGCCGCCAGGAAGCAGACGAACACCGCGATATCGAGCTTGCGCCACATCCACCTCGGCGTGACCAGCCCCAGCCGGGCCAGCAGGAAAGCGGCGAGAGGCAGCTCGAACACGAGACCGAGGCCGAAGATCATCTTCGTGGCGAACGAAAAGGCCGAGTCGACCGTCACGCTCGACCGGAAGCGGGCCCCCTGGGACGCGAGGAACCCGACCGCCGCAGGCATCGCCACCGCGTAGCAGAAGGCCGCACCCGCCAGGAACAACACCGACCCCGCCGCCACGAAGGGAATCACCCACCGGCGCTCCCTCGGATAGAGCCCGGGCGAGACGAACCGCCACAGCTGATAGAAGACCCACGGCAGGCCGACGAACAGGCCGCCGACGAAGGCGGCCTTGATCTTGTTCATGAAGGCCTCGGCCGGACGGATCACCGCCAGCGGGCCCATCGAGCGCTCGATCGGATCGAGCAGGAACGCCAGGATCCGGTCCGCCTCCGCCCAGCAGGCGAGCACGCCGACGATCACGCCGGCGAACGCCCAGGTGAGGCGCCGCCGCAGCTCGTCGAGATGTTCGAGGAAGCTCATGCGCGGCCCGCCCGGGCCGCTGCGCTCGTGCGGCTCCGCAGGGCGCGGCGCCGTCATGCCGCCGGTCCTCCCTTCCCCTCCGTTTCCCCGCCCTTCTGGGCGGGTGGACCCGCCGGCGCCGGGCCTTCCGCCTCGAGCGCCCGGTCGGCCCACGTCCGCGCCAGCCGGCGCGCCTCGCCGCGGAGGGCCTCCACCTCGCGCGTCGTCCGGCGCAGCTCGTCGAACTCCGCCTCGCGTTCGATCGCCTCTTGGGCCTGCCGCCAGGCGCGCCGCAGCTCGCCCACGAACGCGCCGAGCTGCCGGCTGATGCGGGGCAGCCGGCGCGGGCCGAACACCAGCAACGCCAGAAGCACCAGGAAGACGAACTCGGGACCGCCGAGGTTGTTCATGACGCGCGCATTCTAGTCCCCGGCCGGGCGCGGCGGGTCCAGACGCCGATCGGCGAGCCTCTCCCCGCCGCCTCGGGGACCGCCCGCCGAAGGCGGGAGACCGGACCGCCGCGCGGGACGACCGTGGGGGCGCGCCGAGCTTCGGATCGGAATCGCCCGGCGACTCGGTGCGGCGCGCCGGCTGCCGCCGCGAAGCGCCTCGCACGGATCCGCGGGCGCCGCCGTGCGGACCCGCTGGCGCGCTCGGGGCGGCGGCCTTTTCCTTGTCGCCCCGCTCCGGCGGCCCGTATACTCGCCCCATGCGCTCGCTGCGATCTCTTCCGCGTCTTCTGCCCGCTGTCGCCGCGGCCCTGCTCGTCGGGGGCATCGTCGCGTCCGCCGGGGGCGCGACCGGCCGCCAGATGGCGACCTACGCCGAGATCCTGTCGCTCATCGAGACGCGGCACGTGCCCGAGGCCGATCCGAAGAAGGTCATCTACGCGAGCATCCACGGGATGCTGAACACGCTCGACCCGCATTCGAACTTTCTCGACGACGAGGCCTACCGAGAGATGCGGGAGGAGCAGAGGGGGAGCTTCTTCGGTCTCGGGATCGTGATCAGCAAGCGGGGACGGTACCAGCCCCTTCGCGTCATTTCACCGATCGCGAACACGCCCGCTGCGCGCCTGGGCGTCCGAGCCGGCGACGTGATCACCCACATCAGGGACGAGCGGGCGGGCGTGGACGTGGACACCTTGGGCCTCACGGTCCAGGAAGCGGTCAAGTACCTCCGCGGTCCCCGCGGAACCGACGTGACGATCACGGTGGACCGGCCGGGGATCGACGAGCCGCTCCGGTTCACGATCACCAGGGACGCGGTCCGGACGCCGGCGGTCAACCAGGCCTTCATGATCCGTCCCGGCGTGGCCTACGTGCACATCGCCAACTTCACCGAGACCACCAGCTCCGAGCTCGACCGCGCCCTCGCCCGCCTCCGTGACGAGGGTGCCACCCGCCTCGTGCTCGACCTCAGCAACAATCCGGGAGGACTGCTCGAGCAGGCGGTGGGCACGGCGAGCCGTTTCCTGGAGCCCGACGAGCTGGTCGTGTACACCGAGGGCCGCCTGCCCGGATCGCGCCAGGACTACCTCGCCATGCGGGACGTGCCGCGCGTCGACTGGCCGATGGTCGTCGTCGTCGACGCCGGCTCCGCGAGCGCCTCGGAGATCGTCGCGGGCGCTCTCCAGGATCACGACCGGGCGATCCTCGTCGGCCAGCGGACCTTCGGGAAGGGGCTCGTCCAGTCGGTCTACCCGCTGAGCGAGGGGACGGCCTTGGCCCTGACGACGCAGAAGTACTACAGCCCCCTGGGCCGCACCATCCAGCGGCCCTACG
Above is a window of Acidobacteriota bacterium DNA encoding:
- the tatC gene encoding twin-arginine translocase subunit TatC: MTAPRPAEPHERSGPGGPRMSFLEHLDELRRRLTWAFAGVIVGVLACWAEADRILAFLLDPIERSMGPLAVIRPAEAFMNKIKAAFVGGLFVGLPWVFYQLWRFVSPGLYPRERRWVIPFVAAGSVLFLAGAAFCYAVAMPAAVGFLASQGARFRSSVTVDSAFSFATKMIFGLGLVFELPLAAFLLARLGLVTPRWMWRKLDIAVFVCFLAAAVLTPTPDVMTMTIFALPMIALYLLSIAVAFFAAPRRGRRDRSE
- a CDS encoding S41 family peptidase, producing the protein MRSLRSLPRLLPAVAAALLVGGIVASAGGATGRQMATYAEILSLIETRHVPEADPKKVIYASIHGMLNTLDPHSNFLDDEAYREMREEQRGSFFGLGIVISKRGRYQPLRVISPIANTPAARLGVRAGDVITHIRDERAGVDVDTLGLTVQEAVKYLRGPRGTDVTITVDRPGIDEPLRFTITRDAVRTPAVNQAFMIRPGVAYVHIANFTETTSSELDRALARLRDEGATRLVLDLSNNPGGLLEQAVGTASRFLEPDELVVYTEGRLPGSRQDYLAMRDVPRVDWPMVVVVDAGSASASEIVAGALQDHDRAILVGQRTFGKGLVQSVYPLSEGTALALTTQKYYSPLGRTIQRPYASEEEYFFEPRRADREQRPEPGAPEFRTPTGRVIYGGGGILPDIVTEPPSEPEAVLKLMRLSAFSRFVNPLPDDTREAYAADPDRLLTDFRDFVAAEYPDIAQDELEAHRDELLLQLRAELTLVSSGIEARDRVLLQHNPVIQRAIAALDQAEQLLAARRRAREQRRAAVDGQDNSR